From Acidianus brierleyi:
AATAAATTATTTCAGAAAATAAGTAATTTAAATAAAATAGCAGAATATTATAGAATATTTAAAGATAATACAGAAGAAGGAGAGAAAACGAAAATAAAAGTTCCTACTGGCTCAACAATAAATCAAATTATTAAAAATTATTTACAGGCTAGAGGTTATTCCGATAATGAGATTAATTCAATAATAGAAATTATAAATAATTATAACTCTGATGAGATAGAGAATATGATTAAAAAATTTGGTGGTATGGATGAGAATTGATAATATATATTTAAAAAATTTTTTAAGTCATACAGAAAATTCTGTAAGTTTTAAAGGAAAAGTGAATGTAATAATAGGACATAATGGTGCTGGAAAGACTTCTATTATCGATGGAATAGTATATGCTCTATATAGGGAGAGTAATAGAGCTAAAGCTAATAATCTAATAAAATTAGGTACGTCTAGTGCAACAATAAATCTTACAATTTCAAATGATAACAGTAAAATAATAGTAAAACGAAACATACCAAGTGGCACTAGCGACATTTTATATATTAATAATTCTGCAACGGCTCGAGGAGCTGAAAAAGTTACTGAAGAGCTAGAGAAAATTATGCAAATGGATAGAGATGTTATGTTATCTACTATAATAGTTAGACAAGGAGAAATAGAAGACATCTTTAGAAATTTAACCAACGTTATGAAAAATATTATGAAAATAGAAAATATGGAAAAACTTACGGAAAGTACAGGACCCATTTTCTCTGTATTAAAAGATATAAACTCTAAATTAGAATATATTGAAAAAAGTGAGAAAGAATATAATGATGTAAAAATTAGTTTAACAGATCTCAAAAATAAGTATGTAGCTCTAAATGAAGAATTAAAAGATCTTAATGAAAAAGAGAAGGAAATTAATGAAAAAGAGAAGGAAATTAATGAAAAATATGATAAACTCACAATGATACAAACTAAATACAATTCACTAAAAAATATGTTAATTGATAAGGAGAATAATTTAAAGAAAATTCTACAAGAACTCGAAAAAATGGGTGATCTTGAGAAAAATAAGCAAGATGTGGAAAATAAAATAAATAAGTTAGCTGGAATAGAGCAAGCTAGAAATCTATTTGATGAGTTAAAAAGAATTACTAAGGAATTGGATATGGAGAATAGTGATAAAAATAAGTTAGAAATAGAAATTAGTAGTATAGAAAAATCCTTACAGAGAAAAGAGCAAATATCTAATGAATATCTAAGATATGTAGAAATAGAACAACTACTAGAGGATTTAGAAAATGAAGAAAAAGACTATAATAATAAACTCTCTGAAAAGAAAATTAGAGAAAAAAGAATTAATGACCTAAGAGAGAAACTTAACAGAATAAAAATAGAGAATTTAGATGAAATACAAAAAAATATAGACGAACTAGATAAAAGGATCTCTGATTTACGTACGCAGAAGGGGCAGTCACAAGCCGAATTAAACGAAGCTGAAAAAATACTTACCGGATTTAAAGATATAAAAGATAATAAATGTCCATTATGTAAAAGACCTTTAGATGAAGAACATAGAACAAAGTTAATGCAAGAAGCTAATGAAAAATACGCTGAAAAGAAAAAGGAAATTAAAGATTTAGATAAAAAAATAAGTGAGGCTCAGTCCGAAAAGGATAATTTGACTAGAAAATTAGATAACTATAGAAAGAATCAAACAATATATAACCAAATATCGCATGATTTAAATGACGAAGAAGAAAAACTTAAGGAATTAGAAGAAAAACTTAAGGAATTAGAAGAAAAACACAATTATTATCAAAATTTAAAATTAGAAGAGAAAAGATTAAAACAATTCTATGAGGAGTACATGACGTTACGGAATATCACTGAAGATTATCTAAATTCCAAAAAACAACAGCTTAATAACATAAGCAAAATAATCATTGAAAAGAAAAATCGTATTGACGAAATTAAAACTAAATTAGGGAATTTAACTGAACAAGATATTTCAGATAAACTAAAGGAATTAAACGAAGCTAAGAATGAGTTACAAAAAATAAATATCCAGATAGGTAAAAAGAAAACTTATATGGAAAATTTACAGAATTTACAAGAAAGTATAGATCAAATTAAAAGCGATATATCCAAGATAA
This genomic window contains:
- a CDS encoding AAA family ATPase — protein: MRIDNIYLKNFLSHTENSVSFKGKVNVIIGHNGAGKTSIIDGIVYALYRESNRAKANNLIKLGTSSATINLTISNDNSKIIVKRNIPSGTSDILYINNSATARGAEKVTEELEKIMQMDRDVMLSTIIVRQGEIEDIFRNLTNVMKNIMKIENMEKLTESTGPIFSVLKDINSKLEYIEKSEKEYNDVKISLTDLKNKYVALNEELKDLNEKEKEINEKEKEINEKYDKLTMIQTKYNSLKNMLIDKENNLKKILQELEKMGDLEKNKQDVENKINKLAGIEQARNLFDELKRITKELDMENSDKNKLEIEISSIEKSLQRKEQISNEYLRYVEIEQLLEDLENEEKDYNNKLSEKKIREKRINDLREKLNRIKIENLDEIQKNIDELDKRISDLRTQKGQSQAELNEAEKILTGFKDIKDNKCPLCKRPLDEEHRTKLMQEANEKYAEKKKEIKDLDKKISEAQSEKDNLTRKLDNYRKNQTIYNQISHDLNDEEEKLKELEEKLKELEEKHNYYQNLKLEEKRLKQFYEEYMTLRNITEDYLNSKKQQLNNISKIIIEKKNRIDEIKTKLGNLTEQDISDKLKELNEAKNELQKINIQIGKKKTYMENLQNLQESIDQIKSDISKINFSEEEYQEVKQERENILKEQKDIISKISEIKGKLEQISISIKEKENKLTEIENTIKDKTKLENAKKKLQKLREDLGEKGLQNYIISAVKTKIENNLNEIAPMFNLAFTRISLNFDASTRGQKIKANISAYDNYGREFSIDMLSGGEKISIALALRLAIAKSLMDTVGFMILDEPTIHLDDERRKELMNVIRSSLDMVPQIIIVTHDDEILEIGDYVIRLEKRGSESKVFEEVPGND